A window of the Cannabis sativa cultivar Pink pepper isolate KNU-18-1 chromosome X, ASM2916894v1, whole genome shotgun sequence genome harbors these coding sequences:
- the LOC115704207 gene encoding receptor-like protein kinase 7 → MSLAQLGCQPWLQRSPLMVMMTLFYLSLLVSPTQGADYNELQPLLKFKSVFEKSNTTLFSSWIEDANSTCSFTGIRCNSNGLVSEINLSATNISGVLPFDSICSLQSLERISLGSNSLHGIVSDDLKNCTRLKYLDLGVNSFSGKVPDLSSLKDLTYLNLNLSGFSGLFPWKSLENLTNLSFLSIGDNPFDSTPFPSEILKLEKLYFLYLSNSSLYGKFPEDIGNLTLLQNLELSDNRISGEIPASISKLQNLYQLELYNNSLSGKLPKGFGNLTNLVNFDASTNMLEGDLSELRSLTKLQSLQLFENQFEGTIPEEFGELRKLYGLSLYRNKLTGMIPQKIGSWSGMDFIDVSENFLTGPIPPDMCKNGFMFDLLILQNKLTGGIPESYGNCKSLNRLLVNNNSLSGIIPDGIWSLPNLVRVDLSMNQFEGSVGSSIAQAKSLGQLVLANNRFSGELPDEISQLSSLVAIQLSWNQFSGKIPVSIGKLSKLSNLYLDNNNFSGSIPESLGSCRFISQINLAENSLSGKIPDSIGFLPNLNSLNLSENQLSGEIPNTLSSLKLSLLDLSNNKLTGQIPDSLSHGAFKDSFNGNPGLCFDHCSSKHTNSGHFRTLMTCLIALVLILLMSLACFLILKLRKNQKTLSHPLKQNSWNMKSYQVLSFTEKEIIDSVKPENLIGKGGSGTVYKVSLSDGKELAVKHIWAATSDPNERRSYRSTAAMLKKSKSRSPEYDAEVAALSSVRHVNVVKLYCSISSEDSNLLVYEYLPNGSLWDRLHRCQKMEMGWEVRYEVAVGAAKGLEYLHHGCQRPVIHRDVKSSNILLDQNWKPRIADFGLAKIVQAGGDWTHVIAGTLGYIAPEYAYTYKINEKSDVYSFGVVLMELVTGKRPVESEFGENKDIVYWVYSKFKSQENVIDLVDSTISEALKEDALKVLKIAVHCTSQVPALRPSMRTVVHMLEEAEPCQLTSISVVKEGENSHGQLNNNVTKMMLEKPNY, encoded by the exons ATGTCTTTAGCCCAACTGGGTTGCCAGCCATGGCTCCAGAGGTCACCTTTGATGGTGATGATGACTCTGTTCTATCTTTCGCTATTAGTTTCTCCAACTCAAGGAGCTGACTATAACGAGCTTCAGCCACTCTTGAAATTCAAATCCGTATTCGAAAAATCAAACACTACCCTTTTCAGTTCTTGGATTGAAGATGCGAATTCAACCTGCAGCTTCACTGGAATTCGGTGCAACTCGAACGGACTCGTCTCTGAAATTAATCTCTCTGCTACAAACATTTCTGGGGTTCTTCCATTCGACTCAATATGTTCGCTTCAATCTTTGGAAAGGATTTCTCTTGGCTCGAACTCTCTGCACGGAATCGTCAGCGATGATTTGAAGAACTGTACTCGTTTGAAGTACTTGGACTTGGGTGTGAATTCGTTTTCTGGTAAAGTTCCTGACTTGTCAAGTTTAAAAGACCTAACCTACTTGAATTTGAATCTTAGTGGGTTTTCGGGGCTATTTCCATGGAAGTCACTTGAAAATCTTACCAATCTAAGTTTTTTGAGCATTGGTGATAACCCATTTGATTCAACTCCTTTCCCTTCAGAGATTCTAAAGCTTGAAAAACTCTACTTTTTATATCTCTCAAATTCAAGCCTTTATGGTAAGTTTCCTGAAGATATTGGCAACCTTACTCTGCTCCAAAATCTCGAGCTTTCTGATAATAGAATCAGTGGTGAAATCCCAGCTAGTATTTCAAAGCTTCAAAATTTATATCAACTCGAGCTTTACAACAACTCATTGAGTGGGAAGCTACCGAAAGGTTTTGGAAACCTTACTAATCTTGTGAATTTTGATGCTTCAACGAACATGCTCGAAGGTGATCTTTCTGAGCTAAGATCATTGACAAAGCTTCAGTCACTTCAACTCTTCGAAAACCAATTCGAGGGAACTATTCCGGAAGAGTTTGGGGAGTTGAGGAAGCTTTATGGACTGTCATTATACAGAAACAAGTTGACGGGAATGATTCCTCAAAAGATTGGGTCTTGGTCAGGAATGGACTTCATCGACGTCTCGGAGAATTTTCTGACGGGTCCGATTCCACCTGACATGTGCAAAAATGGGTTTATGTTCGATCTTCTTATTTTGCAGAACAAACTCACAGGTGGGATTCCTGAAAGCTACGGGAATTGCAAGTCTTTGAATCGATTGCTCGTGAATAACAACTCGCTTTCGGGAATTATTCCGGATGGTATATGGAGTTTGCCCAACCTTGTCAGAGTTGACCTTTCCATGAATCAGTTTGAAGGCTCTGTGGGATCGAGTATAGCTCAGGCAAAGTCTTTGGGGCAGTTAGTTTTGGCGAATAATCGATTTTCAGGTGAATTACCCGATGAAATCTCTCAACTTTCTTCCTTGGTAGCGATTCAGCTGAGTTGGAATCAGTTCTCCGGGAAAATCCCAGTATCAATCGGAAAATTGAGTAAGCTGAGCAATCTTTATTTAGACAACAACAATTTTTCTGGTTCAATTCCCGAATCATTAGGGTCCTGTCGTTTCATCTCTCAAATAAACCTTGCCGAGAATTCACTTTCCGGGAAAATCCCAGATAGTATTGGCTTTTTACCTAATCTAAACTCCTTAAACCTCTCGGAGAATCAACTCTCCGGTGAAATCCCAAATACTCTGTCTTCGCTTAAGCTCAGCCTTCTTGACCTGTCAAACAACAAGTTGACCGGTCAAATACCAGATTCCCTCTCCCACGGAGCCTTTAAAGATAGTTTCAACGGAAACCCAGGTTTGTGTTTCGATCATTGTTCGTCGAAACACACGAATTCCGGTCATTTCCGTACATTAATGACATGTTTAATCGCCTTAGTACTAATTCTGCTCATGTCGCTAGCTTGTTTCTTGATCCTCAAGCTAAGAAAGAATCAAAAAACTCTTTCGCACCCATTAAAGCAGAACTCATGGAACATGAAGTCGTACCAAGTTTTGAGCTTCACAGAGAAAGAAATCATCGATTCAGTAAAGCCGGAGAATCTGATCGGAAAAGGAGGGTCAGGGACGGTGTACAAAGTTTCTTTAAGCGATGGGAAAGAACTCGCAGTGAAACACATATGGGCTGCCACGTCGGATCCCAACGAACGGAGGAGTTACCGGAGCACGGCTGCGATGTTGAAGAAGAGTAAGTCCCGTTCACCGGAGTACGACGCCGAGGTGGCGGCGTTGAGCTCAGTGAGGCACGTGAACGTTGTGAAGCTGTACTGTAGCATCAGCAGCGAGGACAGCAACTTGCTGGTGTACGAGTATTTACCAAATGGGAGCTTGTGGGACCGACTGCACAGGTGTCAGAAGATGGAGATGGGTTGGGAGGTTCGGTACGAGGTGGCGGTCGGAGCAGCCAAAGGGTTGGAGTATCTCCACCATGGTTGTCAGAGGCCAGTAATTCATAGAGATGTTAAGAGCAGTAATATTCTGTTGGATCAGAATTGGAAGCCTAGAATTGCTGATTTTGGATTGGCTAAGATTGTTCAGGCTGGTGGAGATTGGACTCATGTCATTGCTGGCACACTTGGCTACATAGCTCCAG AGTATGCATACACATACAAAATTAATGAGAAGAGTGATGTGTATAGTTTTGGAGTGGTGTTGATGGAGTTAGTGACTGGAAAGAGGCCAGTGGAGTCAGAGTTTGGGGAGAATAAGGACATAGTTTATTGGGTTTATAGCAAATTCAAGAGCCAAGAGAATGTGATTGACTTGGTGGATTCAACCATATCAGAGGCTCTGAAAGAAGATGCCCTTAAAGTGTTGAAAATTGCAGTGCATTGTACATCACAGGTGCCAGCTCTAAGGCCCTCCATGAGAACGGTTGTTCATATGTTGGAAGAGGCCGAGCCTTGCCAACTCACTTCCATAAGTGTTGTTAAAGAAGGTGAAAATAGCCACGGCCAATTGAATAATAATGTTACTAAGATGATGTTAGAGAAGCCAAACTACTAG
- the LOC133031649 gene encoding uncharacterized protein LOC133031649: MDDWDIPKLQTLFDLGTVRDIIKGGNPSGVGSDKWVWTKERNGLFSTKSAYLVQAMERAPTCVVVPGLWNKLWNSKVMERHKVLWWSNILSDALLVRGLLAKRIIIKEVSCPLFPYVVILQLTMLLDGLLH; this comes from the exons ATGG ATGACTGGGATATTCCCAAGCTCCAGACTCTTTTTGACTTGGGAACTGTTCGCGACATCATTAAAGGAGGAAATCCTAGTGGGGTGGGAAGTGACAAATGGGTTTGGACAAAGGAGCGGAATGGGCTATTCTCTACAAAGTCTGCTTATTTAGTCCAAGCCATGGAGAGGGCCCCTACCTGTGTAGTTGTGCCAGGCCTGTGGAATAAACTTTGGAACTCTAAAGTTATGGAGAGACATAAGGTTCTCTGGTGGAGCAATATTTTGTCTGATGCTCTGCTTGTCCGTGGCCTCCTGGCTAAAAGAATTATCATCAAGGAGGTGTCATGCCCTTTATTCCCATATGTTGTAATTTTGCAGCTCACAATGTTGCTAGATGGGCTTTTGCACTGA